The Candidatus Amarolinea dominans genome segment CATGACCTGTTTCCCGCTACAGCCTTGTACTCTAAGCCTGTTTTCGACATAGAACAGATGTTTTTATACAACAGCTTGTGGTCATTGGCAAATCGCACACAACCTGTAGGAACAGTCCTGTTTTCGCTCAAACGTTCTACGCGACGACTTGTGGCAAGTGCCTGATGACCTACTACCCATTGGGGTGTCGAAAACAGGCTAAGTTATCTCATCGGAGTCACTGAGGGTAGCGCCTAACTGTGCTTAGTTTACCAAGAGCGCAGTGAAATACATGATGAGTAGACCTACCAGGAAGCCGCCGACGTTGGCCCATGAGTAAAGCGAAGCGCCTTCACGCTCGGCGTAGCCCTTGAGCAGCGCCGTTACTTCTACAACGACCTGCCAGATGGCGCCGACCCCCATGCCCAGGAACAGACTGGCCAGCAGCGGCGAGAAGGCGAAGCCGCCGATCCAGGCGCCGAGAATCGCGGGGGATCCGGCCAGCAGCGCCAGTCCCAGGAAGGTCAACAAAGCCGGACCTTCGGGAGCTGCTGCGGTGGTTGCCTCGCCTGTCTGCTTTCCAGACACCAGCGGCGCCGCAATCCCGATGCCTTCGGTGATGTTGTGCAGCGTGAAGCCGATCACCAGGAAGGATCCGAGCGCGGCTTCACCGAGCGCAAACGCCGCGCCGATAGCGAGGCCTTCGCCCAGATTGTGCAGGCCGATGCTGAAGGCGATCAGGGTTGCCAAGTAGACCCCGCGGCGAGCGGGAGATGAAGCGTCTGTCCTATTGCGCCGGCCCGAACCGATCGCCAGCAGCACCAGCCAGGTCAGCAGGGCGGCGAAGAGCACCAGCGGAATCCCCTGGAATGCGCCGGGCAGCACGGCCGCCACCTCGAACGCCTCCAACAGCGTGTCAATCAACAGGAACACCAACAGCCCCAGCGTCAACGCCAGCACGGCGCCGAGCCACTTGCGGCCCATCCGCTTCATCACCGGATACCAGAGCAGGCCCAGGCCCACCGGGATGATGCCCACGTAGACGCCAAGCAAGCCGTAGGCCGCGAACTCAGCCAGGCCGGGCTGCGGTGTGGGCGTGGCGATGGCGACTGCGCCCTCGAACGTGGCCCCGGTCGAGGTGACGATGCGGATCAGGTTCGGCTCGGTCGCCACCCAGGGATAGGGGATGGACAACACCGCCCGCCCCAGGCGGGGGATCGCCGCCGCCGGCGTGATCCGAAATTGCCAGTACGCATCATCCACCATCACCTGCGCCACCGTCACCGGATCAGGCCCGCCGTTGATGAGGTGCGCCTCGAAGCCAGCCGATGTCACAGTAATGCGCTCGAAAGTCAGGTTTTCGATGGGGGGCAAATCCGCTTTGAAGAGCGCAAGTGGGTTGCCGAAAGCAAAAACCGCCAGCATCAACGCCAACGCGACCAGCGGGATGAGACCGGAGACCCAAAGGGGCAGGCCCCCGGCAGTGATCCCCTTCTCTGATGTAGTCATTATGTCACCTCGGTCCTCACGCCGTGGCCTCGAACAGGCCCATCCAACCCAGCTCGGCCAGCTCGCTCTGGTGCGCGTGGAACATGTACTGGCCGGGGTATTCCAGGGTGAACTCCAGCACGTGACGCTCGCCCTGCCCCATGATCACGTTGTCAGTGTACTCGTACTGCTCCAGGTTGGTGCCGGTGCGGTAGAGCCGATACATGCTGGCGTGCAGATGGAAGGAATTCACGGGGTCGAACTCGGTCACGTTGACCAGGTAAACCCGGATCAACTCGCCTACCTTGACCTGGATGGGGTGTTTGACGTAATGGAACGCGACGGTGTTGACCGCGTAGACCTCGTTCTCGTTGTCGAAGTTGGTATCGAAGCCGTTCATCACCATCACCATCTCCCTCGCCGGCGGACGGCCTGCTGGCGGATCAATGATGAACGCCCCGTAGAGGCCCTTGTGGATGTGCCGCTTGAGGGGCATCACGTGGCAGTGATACAGATGCAGCCCGAACGGCTTGGCCTCGAACTCGTAGACGAAGTCGCCGCCGGTCGGGACCACCGGCGTCACGCCATCCATGCTCGGCGGATGGATGCCGTGAAAATGGATGGTGTGCGGATGAGCGGAGGCATTGCGGAAGCGGAAACGCAACAGGTCGCCCTGCCGGCAGCGAAACGTCGGCCCTGGAACCTGGCCGTTGTAGGTCCAGGCGGGGAAGAACACGCCCGGCGCCACCTCGATCTCTTTGTCAACTGCAGCAATCTGCCACTCGCGCACGGTCCGTCCATCGGGCGCCACACTCTCCTGACCCCAGTCGAAGTCATACAGAAACTCGGTCGGGTCGAAATTCGCCAAATTCACCTCGCCGACCAGCCCGCTGTTTTCACCGTGGGCCATCCCCGCAGCAGGGACCGCCGCCACGCCGGTGTGGTCAGCCACTGGTGTGTGTTCCTGCGCGGCGACGCCGGCCGCAAACAGAATGGCCACGCCACTCGTGGCCACGCTTGCGGCCAGAAACTCCCGTCTGCTTAGCCGCCCATTCGCCTTACTTTTCATCACAACCTCTCTTACATCCAATCCTTCTAGTTCGCTGGCGCTTCTTCCGCGAGGTCTCCTTCGATTTCTTTTTTCAGCGCGGAAGGAACATCGGCACTCTTGCCGCGTAGGCATGCCACTCCGCGCCGAATGTCTCTTCAAGCGAAACTTCTTCGCGCCGCGCCCGACGATGAAACGATGGCACAGTCATTGCCAGCAACGCCAGCGGCGTCCACGTGCGATATGTCAACAGGACTCCGAGTATCACCAGCCAGTAGCCAAGATACATCGGATGGCGGATGAAAACATACGGTCCGCGCTGGACGAGGCGATGTTTCTCCTGTAATGGTGCGGACGAACTTGTGCTGATCCCGTACACAGCGCCCAATGCCCAGCGCGCCCATAACGGGAGGAACAACCCGACGAGAAAGATCCCCAGCCCGATGGAGCGCAGAATCGTTGTTCCAGGTTCTGACAGGCGTAAAGGCAGGGGAATCCACAACACGGAACCGAGCCAGATAAACATGGCAATCGTCGTAAATCCGAGCATGACCTGTCCCCAGGCTGGCAAAGCAAACCAGCGGCTCGATATAGTCCGCGCCGATTTCTGCGAGCGAACACTGACAAGCCAACTACCTATCACAACGATCATGAGCACCGCTGAACCTGCACTCACCACCCAATCTGTGACGGTTTCCATATTACTTTCTCTCCTGATATCCCAGCAACCTCAAAGCATTTGCCACAACGACCAGCGTACTGCCTTCGTGGAAGATGATGGCAATGCCGATGCTGACGATGCCCGTCAACGATGTGATGATGAGCAGGGCAATCACGCCGAGAGAGATGAACAGATTTTGCATAATGATCGCGCGGGTGGCGCGTCCAAACCCAACAGCAAAAGGCAGTTTGGACAGATCATCGCCCATCAAGGCAACGTCGGCTGTTTCCAATGCAACATCCGTCCCTGCGCCGCCCATGGCAATCCCCACCGTCGCATTTGCTAGCGCGGGGGCGTCGTTCACTCCGTCGCCGATCATGGCAACCTGTCCATATTCCTTTACAAGATCGCGAATGATTGTCAGTTTATCTTCGGGCATCAGGTCAGCGCGAAATTCCGTCAGCCCAACTTCAGCGGCAATGGCGGAGGCGGAACGCGCGTTGTCGCCCGTCAACATGATGGTATGCGCCACGCCCAATTGTTTCAGCGCTTGCATGGTCGGCGCGGCTTCGCGGCGCAAGGTATCGGCGAGAGCAATCAAACCAACCAACATATTATTCACTGCGACCCACATCAAAGTCTTGCCCGCCTGCTGAAATGACTGCGAGTGATCGAGCGCGTCGGGGGAGAGCGGCACACCCGCTTCACCCATCAATTTTTGATTGCCGATCCAAACCGTCTTGCCATTCGAGACGGCGCGCAAGCCGCGTCCCGTCAGCGACTCGACTTCATCCATAACGGAAACAGGCAGACCCCGAGTCTGAGCCGAGCGGACGACTGCCTGGGCGAGGGGATGCGCGGATCGTGATTCCGCTCCCGCGGCGAGGGACAATAAATCCGCCTCCTTCCACCCCGAGGCTGGGACCACGACGATATCCGTTACCTCAGGCTGACCATGAGTCACCGTACCCGTTTTGTCGAAGGCGATGACTTTGAGACGACCCAGGTTTTCGAGATGCACGCCGCCCTTGACCAGCACACCGTTGCGCGCGGCTTGCGCGACGCCCGCGAGGATCGTGGCAGGCGTGCCAAGCGCGAGGGCGCAGGGCGAGGTAGCGACGAGGAGAGTCATTGCGCGGAGAAAAGAGTCGTGGAACGGAAAACTGAACAACGGGGGAACGATGATGATCAGCGCGGTGAGGACCAGCACGGCGGGAACAAAGACCCGCTCGAATTTTTCGACGATTTGTTGCGTGGGTGATTTTTGCGCCTGGGCTTCCTCGACCATTTTCATCACGCGGGCAAGCGTTGAATCTTTGGCAAGGCGCGTCACTTTCACTTCCAGCGCGCCTTCGCCATTGACCGTGCTTGCAAAAACATTGTCGCCAGGCGCTTTATCAATGGGCAGAGATTCGCCCGTCACCGAGGACTGGTCCACGCCAGAATTTCCATCCAGGATGATGCCATCCATGGGAATGCGCACGCCAGGGCGGACGATGACGACATCATCGAGTCGCAAAGATTCAACGGGAAGTTCCTGCTCTTTTCCATCGCGGCGGACGAGGGCGGTCTTTGGGGCCAGGTCTGCCAGTGCTCGTACTGCTGCGCGGGCGCGATCGAGGGCGCGTTCCTCCAGCACATGTCCCAGACTGAACAGGAACAGCAGCAGGCCGCCCTCCGCGAAGTCGCCCAACGCGGCCGCGCCCAAGGCCGCGATCACCATCAGCAGATCGGTGTCGAAGCGCCGCTCGCGCAACGCGTGGAAGGCGTGGCGGCCGACGTCCCACCCGCCGAGGAGATAGGCGCCGAGGTACAAGGCCAGGCTCGCCGGCCCAGGCAGCCCCAAGAAGCCGCCCCCGGCCCAACCGAGCAGCACGAGCAGCCCCGCGGCCAGGCTAAAGAGCAGTTCCCGGTTCTCCTGGAACCAGCTCCGCAAGCCAGCGACCGGGATGGTGTAGCCTAGCGAACGCACGCGGTGCTCGATGGCCGCCTGGTTGACCTTCTGGCCGTCGAACTCTACGCGCATGCTCTGGGCTGCGTAATTCACGCTCACCGTCAGCACGCCGTCGAGCCGGCCCACGCCGTGCTCGATCACCGTCACGCAGTCCGAGCAGTCCATCCCCGCGATGGGTAGGTGGATGTGATGGAAACGGTCGGTGATCTGTGCGCCGGCCCGCTGCGCCAGGCGCTGCACGGCTTCCAGAGACAGCAGATTGGGATCGTAGTGCAGGCAGACCAACGCCTGGCCGTTTTGGCGCTCGATATGAGCCTGTTGGATGCCCTTGCGGGCGGCGATCAGCTCGGTGAGCCGGCCCACGCATTGGTCGCGTTCGTCCTCGATGTGAGGCAGCACGACGGGGATTTCTAATTGAAGGGTGGATGCGGACATTCGCTAGGCCTCTCTGCGTAGATGCTGGGCGTGCGCCAGGGCATCGCCCAATAACTGTTCGACATGTGCGTCGCTCAGGGTATAGTAGGCCAGCCGGCCTTCCTTGCGGAACTTGACCAGCCCCAGACTACGCAATAGCCGCAGTTGATGGGAGACGGCCGACACGCTGATGCCTACCAACGCCGCCAGGTCACAGACGCACAGCTCGGCCTGGGAGAGTGCGAACACGATCCTGGCGCGGGTCGGGTCTGCGAGGATCTTGAAGATATCCGTAACGTGCGTGATGGCAGTAGCGGTTGGCATCCGGCTGGCAACCGCCCGCACGCGGGCCTCGTCAACGTACAAGATTTCGCAGACGTCATCCTGGGTCTCAACGACTGGCGGCGGAACGGTCTTCAGGGCGATCTCAGGCATCCGAACTCTCCTTTACCAGGCAGCCGACGCGGCATCACACGACGGCTACATATCATCCAATGAGTGGCGAGCGAACTTGGCGCTGGCGCAGTAACCGCCGCGATTGCATGCTGGACGTGCTGTGTGCATTCGGCGCAATCCATGCCGGCTACAGGAATATCAAGGGTCTCTATTCCAGGCATTCTCTCCATCTCCGGTGAGACCGCTCTCAATAAGTCAACAGTTGCATACTTGCTCAAGTATGGAAATGATACCGCGATTGGGCATGTGTGTCAAATGCTGCGCCGGACAAGCTGCGGAGTCAGGAAACACCGCGCCGATCGAGGTGAAGAAGGGCCAGCGCGTGCGCGTGCGGCTGGCGAACGTCGGTTAGGTCACGCACCCCATGCACCTGCACGGCATCAACTTCAAGATCGCGGCCTACGACGGTATGCCGTTGCCGCCTGAGCAACAGCAACACGATTCCCGTCAACCCGTGCGAGTTGGCAGACATCGAGTTCGTGACCGACAACGTAGGAACCTGGATGCTCCATTGTCACGTGCTGCACCCCGTCACCAACGACGGTGCGGAGCCAGGTGGGCTGGTGGCGCTGGTCAAAGTCACCGAGTAAGCTAATCGGACCTCGGAGGTCTCGAAGACCTTCAAGGTCCTCTCATCACCGCGCCGAATGGCCTAACGCGCTCCGCGCCGAAAAGCCCTGGCATGCCCCCCCGGGATGCGCGACGATAGAGACCAGGTTGCGAAAGGGCGCGTAGCGAGATGCTGAGCGCTGCCGCTTTGATCCAGAAAGTGAGGGTAGATTTATGATGGGTGGATGGGGTTGGGGCATGGGCCTCTGGGGTGGCTTAGGCATGCTCCTGTTCTGGGGGCTGATCATCGGTTTGGTGGTTTGGCTGGTTGTGACGCTGACGCGTTCGGGCCAGAGCGGAGCGAGCCGCAGCGCGCAGCCCGACACGGCGCTGGAGACCCTGCGGCGCCGGCTGGCGGCCGGCGAGATCACAGCGCAGGAGTTCGATGCGTTGCGGCAGAAGCTGAGCGTTTGAAGCTGACGCCAAGATTGTGCTATACTGCCGCAGCGGCCGGATGAGCGATATCGCTGCGCGACGGTTGGTCGGCGGCATGGTCGCCTGGGAAGCCAGCGGACGCTCCCTGGTTCAACGTTAATCCTGTCGCGTGACAGAGGACAGTGTGCCATGACGGGTTCTGTACCCTTGCGTGTCTTGCTCGCCGATGACCACGCCATCGTGCGCAAAGGCATCCGTGAGTTCCTGGAAGAGGACGGCGAGGTCACGGTGGTGGCGGAGGCGTCCGGCGGCGCGGAGGCCGTGCGCCTGGCTGGCGAATACCGGCCGGCCGTGGTCGTGCTCGACGTGCAGATGCCCGGCGTGAACGGGATCGAGGCCACGCGCCAGATCAAGGCCGCCTACCCGGAGATTCGGGTGCTGATCCTCACCGCCTACGATGAGGATCCGTACGTTTTCGCCCTGCTGCGCGCCGGCGCCGACGGCTATGTGCTGAAGAACAGCGACCCTGACGATCTGGTGCGGGCGGTGAAGACGGTGGCGAGCGGCGGCAAGGTGTTGGCTCCAGATATCGCCGCTAAGGTGGTTGCGCAGATAACCTCCGGCAAACCGGCGGCGGCCGCCGAGCAGGTCGAGCCACTGTCCGAGCGCGAGCTGGAGGTGTTGCGCCTGGCCGCTCACGGCCTGACCAATAAAGCGATTGCAGCCGAATTGGGCGTCAGCGATCGCACCGTGCAGGGGCATCTAGCCAGCATCTACGGCAAGCTGGCGGTTGCCAGCCGCACCGAGGCGGTGACGAAGGCGCTGAAGCTGGGCTGGCTGGTGTTGGATGACGCCTGAGTCAACCGGACCGCCACGTGGGCGCCATCGGCTCCTGCGCGGCCTGCGCGCCCAACTGTTGCTCTGGACCATCCTGCCGCTGGCAGTGGTGTTGATCGCACTGTCACTCGCCGGCGTCACGCGCCATCGCCAGGCGATGACGCGCCTGGTAGAAGATCGCGACCGGGGCGTGGCGGCTGCCGAAGCGAACCGCTTAGGCCGCGAGATCGCGCAACAGGTCGCCGTGCTGGCCCGCCTGGCGGCGACATTACCCGCTGCCGAGCTCCCCGCAACCCTATCAGATCAACCATTTGATGCTATTGGTAGTTTCACCGGTGGCCTGGCCTGGCTGGACGACCAGGGCGCACTCGTGGCAGCCTCGCCGCCCGCAACTGCTTGGGCGGCGAGCAACACGGCGCGCCTCCTGGCCGCACGCGCCGCGGCTGTCGGCCAGACGCAATACGAGACCGATCTGCCCGGTGACGATACCGCGCGCTTGTTGATCGCCGTGCCGGCGTCCGGCGGGAAAGTCCTGGTCGGCGCGTTGCCGGTGGAGGCCCTGAGCCTGGCCGAAAGCAATCTGCTGCTAGAGGGCCAGATGCAGGGCGCCATGTTCGTCCTGGACCAGACCGGGCGGCGCGTTCACCACCATGACCCTGCCGGTCTGGCTGTGGATTCGGCGGTGCTGGGCAGCTTGCCACCGGCCAGCACCGGTTCGACCTATCTGCGCGATCGCCAGGGGCGGGAACTGCTCGTGTCGTATGCGCACGTGGAACCCCCGGGCTGGACCCTGGCGACCGTCGAAGATGTTCACACGATCACCGCGATGGGCATTAGCACGGTCGAGGTGCTGCCGTTGCTCCTGCTCTTCGTGGCGGTAGTTGCGCTGTTGGCTGTCTCTTTCGGCGTGCTCAGCGTTGTGCGGCCGTTGCAGGAGCTGGATCGCCGGGCCGCGCGGGTCGCCTGGGGCGATTTCGATGCCATCGAGCAGCCGGTGGGCGGCGTGCAGGAAATTGACGACCTGCGCATCACCCTGGCCCAGATGGCCGAGCGCATCCGGTCCTACCAGAGCGGCATGCGGAACTATCTGAGCGCCATCACTCAAGGCCAAGAGACGGAGCGCACCCGCCTGGCCCACGAGCTGCACGACGTTACCATCCAGGGGCTGATCGCCCTCAAGCAACGCGGCCAGATGGCCCTGAAAGCTCTCGGCCATGACCCGGCACGCGCTGGTGCGCGCCTTCAGGAGCTAAACAGCTTGATTGACGAGGAGATCGCCAGCCTGCGCCAGCTGATCGGCGATCTGCGCCCAATCTACCTTGAGGATCTCGGGTTCGTGCCGGCGCTGGAGATGCTGCCGCCCCAGATGCAGGAACGGCACAGGCTGTGCCTGCATCTGACGGTCCACGGCGAGGTGGTGCGGCTGGCGCCCGACGTCGAGATGGCGGCCTATCGCATCGTGCAGCAGGCGCTCGCCAACGTGGCCGCCCACGCGCAGGCCCGCAACGTCTGGTTGGATGTGTCCTTCACCCCCGAACACCTCATATTGGTGATCCGCGACGACGGCCGCGGCTTCACCCCACCCGATCAGCCGGCCGATCTCGTCCACCGGGGCCATTTCGGATTGATGGGCATGCGCGAGCGTGTCCTGCTCTACGGTGGGCAGCTCACGATCACGTCCAGCCCCGGTCAGGGCGTCACCATTACCGCGCAGCTCCCGCTGCTCGGCTGAGAAGGGCCCACGGGCCGCCCATCTGCCATTTCTCACCTGCACCTCCTCCCACAGCGCAACGGCGCCCTCGTTCCGCTTCCCACAATCGCGCCGAATGGCTGAGCGCAAGACGCGCCGCCTGGCGCTGTACATCGCAGCGCCTTTTTCCTATCATAGACCTCGCCAGCCTGAGAAAGTCCGATTTCGAGGTGAGGACTGCCATGCGCAACCAGACTGTTTACAAGATGCTCGTCCCTCTGCTCGCCGTTTGTTGCCTGGTGCCGCTCGCGGCGCTCGCCGCGGTGCTCTACTTAGCTGCGCCGGTATGGCTTGTGACTTTGGTTGGGCTGTTGGCGCTGGTGCTGCTGGCCCGACGACTGATGCGCATACTGGCGCTTACCCCGGACGGCAGTTTGCGGTAATCTGAAGGTATCGTCAACGACAACACCCTGAGCGTGATTGATACCGCGACCAACCGCAAGGTCGCCGATATCGAGGTCGGCCAGAAGCCGGTGCAGGTCGGCTTCAGCCCGGACGGCAGGTTCGTTTACGTCTCGCTCAACGGCGAGAACGCCGTGGGCAAGGTGGACGTGAGCACGCGCAAGCTCGCCGGTAAAGTCCAGGTCGGTGCCGGCCCGATCCAGGTCTACGTGACGCCGGACGGCAAGTATCTGCTGGCGGCGAACCAGGGCACGAAGGATAAGCCGAGCACCACGGTGTCCATTGTTGACACGGCCACCTTCACCGTCCTGGACACCGTGCCGACCGGCCAGGGCGCGCATGGCGTCGTGATCGAGCCGTCGAGTCGCTATGCGTACATCACCAACCTGTATGGGAACGACATTGCGGTGCTGGACATCGCAGCCCGCAAGATCGTCGCCCGAACGCCGACCGGCGCAGCGCCGAACGGCATCAGTTTTCTGCCGCTTGCGCCAGCCCCGGCCCTGTCGGGTCAGATCGAACTGAAGCTCCCGGCAATGGAACAGAATATGGGGCATGGCGGGTAGCCCGAGAGGGCCTGTGAGTCAGCACACAGTTGATCCGCCGGAATCACGCACGTGATCAGCGACCTGTGGGGCGTGACCGCCGGCTTTCGCCAGAGCAACGCCTGGCTGGCGGTCCTGACCGGCAACCTGCTGCCGCCGACGTTTTACGCGGGGGACGCCTGGGGTTCCTTCAATTCCCTGGCGCGGCTGGGCACCGGCCTGTTGGCCGCGTTCGGCCTGATCTTCTGGCTGCTGCCCATCGTGGATCGCGCGCTATCAGCGGACGTGCCAGGCACTTGCGAAGTGCCTGGCACGTGGGGGTAGACTGATCGCGGCCGTAAGTAAGTCGCTCCGTCGCGCCGTGGACCTTGGGGGGTAAATCCAGCCGGGCGTCACAACCCCAGAATGAGATCCCGACAGACCGATTCCGGCCACGATTACACCAAACATCGTACGACAAAAGTTAAAAGGTCCGCCCAGAAAAGCGGCCTTTTTGCTATACCGGGTCTATCGTTTGCGCTGATGACAGGGCCGATCCCTTCGGTTATGCTGTTCCTACGAACGGTGAACGCATCTATTTCACCGCCACGAGTGAACGCGGTACGGCCATCACCTACACGGGCGGCCCGGCGTCGAGCGGCTGGATGATGGGGAGCGGGCAACTGGCGTGTGCCTCGTGCCACGGCACGGATGGGCGGGGCGGCGTACACCGCATGGGCATGAATCAAGTGATGGACGCCAAGGACATTCGCTGGTCGGCCTTGCAGGGCGAATTCGACCCCGAAAAGTTCCGCCTGGCGGTAGTGAAGGGTCAAGATCCCGACGGCACGCAGTTGAAGTCGGACATGCCGCGCTAGACAATCAGCGACGACGATCTGGCCGACGTGATCGTCTACCTCAAAACACTACCCTGATAAGGAGGAAAACCCTATGGCGACTGATATTGGTATACGCGCTAGAATAAATCTGCCCTACGAGCAAGCCGTCCAGAAAACCACGGATGCGCTCAAG includes the following:
- a CDS encoding winged helix-turn-helix transcriptional regulator: MPTATAITHVTDIFKILADPTRARIVFALSQAELCVCDLAALVGISVSAVSHQLRLLRSLGLVKFRKEGRLAYYTLSDAHVEQLLGDALAHAQHLRREA
- a CDS encoding beta-propeller fold lactonase family protein: MVNDNTLSVIDTATNRKVADIEVGQKPVQVGFSPDGRFVYVSLNGENAVGKVDVSTRKLAGKVQVGAGPIQVYVTPDGKYLLAANQGTKDKPSTTVSIVDTATFTVLDTVPTGQGAHGVVIEPSSRYAYITNLYGNDIAVLDIAARKIVARTPTGAAPNGISFLPLAPAPALSGQIELKLPAMEQNMGHGG
- a CDS encoding SHOCT domain-containing protein, coding for MMGGWGWGMGLWGGLGMLLFWGLIIGLVVWLVVTLTRSGQSGASRSAQPDTALETLRRRLAAGEITAQEFDALRQKLSV
- a CDS encoding multicopper oxidase domain-containing protein; its protein translation is MKSKANGRLSRREFLAASVATSGVAILFAAGVAAQEHTPVADHTGVAAVPAAGMAHGENSGLVGEVNLANFDPTEFLYDFDWGQESVAPDGRTVREWQIAAVDKEIEVAPGVFFPAWTYNGQVPGPTFRCRQGDLLRFRFRNASAHPHTIHFHGIHPPSMDGVTPVVPTGGDFVYEFEAKPFGLHLYHCHVMPLKRHIHKGLYGAFIIDPPAGRPPAREMVMVMNGFDTNFDNENEVYAVNTVAFHYVKHPIQVKVGELIRVYLVNVTEFDPVNSFHLHASMYRLYRTGTNLEQYEYTDNVIMGQGERHVLEFTLEYPGQYMFHAHQSELAELGWMGLFEATA
- a CDS encoding response regulator transcription factor; the encoded protein is MTGSVPLRVLLADDHAIVRKGIREFLEEDGEVTVVAEASGGAEAVRLAGEYRPAVVVLDVQMPGVNGIEATRQIKAAYPEIRVLILTAYDEDPYVFALLRAGADGYVLKNSDPDDLVRAVKTVASGGKVLAPDIAAKVVAQITSGKPAAAAEQVEPLSERELEVLRLAAHGLTNKAIAAELGVSDRTVQGHLASIYGKLAVASRTEAVTKALKLGWLVLDDA
- a CDS encoding metal transporter, whose protein sequence is MTTSEKGITAGGLPLWVSGLIPLVALALMLAVFAFGNPLALFKADLPPIENLTFERITVTSAGFEAHLINGGPDPVTVAQVMVDDAYWQFRITPAAAIPRLGRAVLSIPYPWVATEPNLIRIVTSTGATFEGAVAIATPTPQPGLAEFAAYGLLGVYVGIIPVGLGLLWYPVMKRMGRKWLGAVLALTLGLLVFLLIDTLLEAFEVAAVLPGAFQGIPLVLFAALLTWLVLLAIGSGRRNRTDASSPARRGVYLATLIAFSIGLHNLGEGLAIGAAFALGEAALGSFLVIGFTLHNITEGIGIAAPLVSGKQTGEATTAAAPEGPALLTFLGLALLAGSPAILGAWIGGFAFSPLLASLFLGMGVGAIWQVVVEVTALLKGYAEREGASLYSWANVGGFLVGLLIMYFTALLVN
- the cadA gene encoding cadmium-translocating P-type ATPase encodes the protein MSASTLQLEIPVVLPHIEDERDQCVGRLTELIAARKGIQQAHIERQNGQALVCLHYDPNLLSLEAVQRLAQRAGAQITDRFHHIHLPIAGMDCSDCVTVIEHGVGRLDGVLTVSVNYAAQSMRVEFDGQKVNQAAIEHRVRSLGYTIPVAGLRSWFQENRELLFSLAAGLLVLLGWAGGGFLGLPGPASLALYLGAYLLGGWDVGRHAFHALRERRFDTDLLMVIAALGAAALGDFAEGGLLLFLFSLGHVLEERALDRARAAVRALADLAPKTALVRRDGKEQELPVESLRLDDVVIVRPGVRIPMDGIILDGNSGVDQSSVTGESLPIDKAPGDNVFASTVNGEGALEVKVTRLAKDSTLARVMKMVEEAQAQKSPTQQIVEKFERVFVPAVLVLTALIIIVPPLFSFPFHDSFLRAMTLLVATSPCALALGTPATILAGVAQAARNGVLVKGGVHLENLGRLKVIAFDKTGTVTHGQPEVTDIVVVPASGWKEADLLSLAAGAESRSAHPLAQAVVRSAQTRGLPVSVMDEVESLTGRGLRAVSNGKTVWIGNQKLMGEAGVPLSPDALDHSQSFQQAGKTLMWVAVNNMLVGLIALADTLRREAAPTMQALKQLGVAHTIMLTGDNARSASAIAAEVGLTEFRADLMPEDKLTIIRDLVKEYGQVAMIGDGVNDAPALANATVGIAMGGAGTDVALETADVALMGDDLSKLPFAVGFGRATRAIIMQNLFISLGVIALLIITSLTGIVSIGIAIIFHEGSTLVVVANALRLLGYQERK
- a CDS encoding isoprenylcysteine carboxylmethyltransferase family protein, which gives rise to METVTDWVVSAGSAVLMIVVIGSWLVSVRSQKSARTISSRWFALPAWGQVMLGFTTIAMFIWLGSVLWIPLPLRLSEPGTTILRSIGLGIFLVGLFLPLWARWALGAVYGISTSSSAPLQEKHRLVQRGPYVFIRHPMYLGYWLVILGVLLTYRTWTPLALLAMTVPSFHRRARREEVSLEETFGAEWHAYAARVPMFLPR